From Nitrospirota bacterium, a single genomic window includes:
- a CDS encoding SUMF1/EgtB/PvdO family nonheme iron enzyme, whose product MRALGIIVSVVIAGVIGISGSAHALDVSDVVREWTPEGKKLAIERAKLPAHDEMVRIPAGPFLMGSDRKVDRNAYSAELPQRTIHLDAYEIDKFEVTTLQYLKYILAKDLPPLIDWQYDGGNFQETMASHPVMHVSWADADTYCKWAGKRLPTEAEWEKAARGEDGRIYPWGNQPAGLSRANFGRTGLSGPVRDRPERLLLYPPIISVDKYDNAVGPYGTFQMAGNVAEWVADWYDKEYYKTAPDRNPKGPEKGTQKSFRGGGWIDSTPSVRGAQRNGTEPNTKMNWMGFRCAKDVKE is encoded by the coding sequence GTGCGAGCATTAGGAATCATCGTCAGTGTTGTGATTGCAGGAGTAATCGGAATCAGCGGATCGGCCCATGCGTTGGATGTGTCCGATGTCGTTCGGGAATGGACTCCCGAGGGCAAGAAGCTCGCGATCGAGCGGGCGAAGTTGCCGGCTCATGACGAGATGGTCCGGATTCCCGCCGGGCCCTTTCTGATGGGGAGCGACAGGAAGGTAGACCGCAATGCCTACTCGGCAGAGCTCCCTCAGCGGACAATCCATCTCGACGCATACGAGATCGACAAGTTTGAAGTGACCACGTTGCAATATTTGAAGTACATCCTGGCCAAGGATCTGCCTCCGCTTATCGATTGGCAGTACGACGGTGGCAATTTCCAGGAGACGATGGCCAGCCATCCTGTGATGCATGTGTCCTGGGCCGATGCCGATACTTACTGCAAGTGGGCGGGCAAACGCCTCCCGACGGAGGCGGAATGGGAAAAGGCGGCGCGCGGCGAAGACGGGCGCATTTACCCTTGGGGCAATCAGCCGGCCGGCTTATCCCGTGCGAACTTCGGTCGAACCGGTTTGTCCGGTCCGGTGCGCGATCGTCCTGAGCGGCTGCTGCTCTATCCGCCGATCATTTCCGTGGACAAATACGACAATGCCGTCGGTCCCTATGGCACGTTCCAGATGGCGGGGAACGTGGCCGAGTGGGTGGCGGACTGGTACGACAAGGAATATTACAAGACCGCGCCGGATCGAAATCCCAAGGGGCCTGAGAAGGGCACCCAGAAGAGCTTCCGTGGCGGAGGCTGGATCGACAGCACGCCCAGCGTGCGGGGCGCGCAACGGAACGGAACGGAACCCAATACCAAAATGAACTGGATGGGTTTTCGCTGCGCGAAAGACGTAAAGGAATAG
- a CDS encoding uroporphyrinogen-III synthase produces MAKEMARLIEHCGGRPLVAPALQEIPIQDNPAALRLGDELIGGQIDLLILMTGVGATALLDILQSRHPLPSILDGLKRTITVARGPKPAAALKAHGITPTLTVPEPNTWVEVLATLDSYRPLKGLRVAVQEYGISNPELVESLKQRGADVFPVPIYRWTLPEDRGPLRQVLGEILAGQVHVMLITNAAQIDHVMQLLEQDGAIAQFTEACRKMVVASIGPTASERLRHYHLPVDFEPSHSKMGILVKEASEQAQALLQQKQSA; encoded by the coding sequence ATGGCCAAGGAGATGGCCCGGCTGATCGAACATTGTGGCGGACGGCCTCTCGTGGCTCCTGCCCTCCAGGAAATTCCGATTCAGGATAATCCCGCCGCCTTGCGCTTGGGCGACGAATTGATCGGCGGACAGATCGATCTCCTGATCCTCATGACGGGAGTCGGCGCCACCGCCCTCCTCGACATTCTCCAATCGCGCCATCCCCTGCCGTCGATCCTGGATGGGCTCAAGCGGACGATAACCGTCGCTCGCGGCCCCAAGCCTGCTGCGGCACTCAAGGCCCATGGCATCACCCCGACACTCACCGTGCCGGAACCGAATACCTGGGTGGAAGTGCTCGCTACGCTGGACTCCTACCGGCCCCTCAAGGGCCTGCGCGTCGCGGTGCAAGAATATGGCATATCCAACCCTGAGCTCGTGGAATCCCTGAAGCAGCGTGGAGCAGACGTCTTTCCCGTGCCCATTTACCGTTGGACGCTCCCGGAAGACAGGGGCCCGTTAAGGCAGGTGCTCGGCGAGATTCTTGCGGGACAGGTTCACGTGATGTTGATCACCAACGCCGCGCAGATCGATCATGTGATGCAGTTACTCGAACAGGACGGCGCCATCGCACAGTTCACAGAAGCCTGCAGAAAAATGGTCGTGGCGTCCATTGGCCCCACCGCCAGCGAACGCCTCCGCCATTACCATCTCCCCGTCGACTTCGAACCCTCCCACTCGAAAATGGGCATCCTGGTCAAAGAAGCCAGCGAGCAGGCCCAGGCTCTTCTTCAGCAAAAGCAATCAGCCTAG
- a CDS encoding four helix bundle protein: protein MQNEKVGGRADIVERTFSFALQIVKLCRGLERTSGASRSLSLQLLRSGTSIGANVEEAQAGQSKADFVSKMAIALKKARETGYWLRLIRESGIATTDSLELLEQEASELAKILGAIISKVKKTSRA from the coding sequence ATGCAAAATGAAAAAGTAGGGGGCCGAGCGGACATCGTCGAACGCACGTTCTCGTTCGCCCTACAAATCGTCAAACTGTGCAGAGGCCTCGAGCGAACTTCTGGCGCATCAAGGAGTCTGTCTCTCCAACTCCTGCGATCCGGAACCTCGATCGGGGCTAACGTTGAAGAAGCTCAAGCCGGTCAGAGTAAAGCCGACTTCGTGAGTAAAATGGCCATCGCGCTCAAGAAAGCGCGCGAAACGGGCTACTGGCTTAGATTGATTCGCGAATCCGGCATTGCGACAACCGATTCATTAGAGCTTCTGGAGCAAGAAGCTTCGGAACTCGCCAAGATCCTTGGAGCGATCATCTCAAAAGTAAAGAAGACATCCAGAGCCTAG